A region of Arabidopsis thaliana chromosome 5, partial sequence DNA encodes the following proteins:
- the TOM20-4 gene encoding translocase of outer membrane 20-4 (translocase of outer membrane 20-4 (TOM20-4); FUNCTIONS IN: P-P-bond-hydrolysis-driven protein transmembrane transporter activity; INVOLVED IN: protein targeting to mitochondrion; LOCATED IN: plasma membrane, mitochondrial outer membrane translocase complex, mitochondrial inner membrane presequence translocase complex; EXPRESSED IN: 25 plant structures; EXPRESSED DURING: 15 growth stages; CONTAINS InterPro DOMAIN/s: Plant specific mitochondrial import receptor subunit TOM20 (InterPro:IPR010547); BEST Arabidopsis thaliana protein match is: translocase of outer membrane 20 kDa subunit 3 (TAIR:AT3G27080.1); Has 1807 Blast hits to 1807 proteins in 277 species: Archae - 0; Bacteria - 0; Metazoa - 736; Fungi - 347; Plants - 385; Viruses - 0; Other Eukaryotes - 339 (source: NCBI BLink).), whose translation MDMQNENERLMVFEHARKVAEATYVKNPLDAENLTRWAGALLELSQFQTEPKQMILEAILKLGEALVIDPKKHDALWLIGNAHLSFGFLSSDQTEASDNFEKASQFFQLAVEEQPESELYRKSLTLASKAPELHTGGTAGPSSNSAKTMKQKKTSEFKYDVFGWVILASYVVAWISFANSQTPVSRQ comes from the exons ATGGATATGCAGAATGAAAACGAGAGATTGATGGTCTTCGAACATGCTCGCAAAGTAGCAGAAGCAACCTACGTCAAAAACCCTTTAGATGCCGAG AATTTGACGAGATGGGCAGGAGCTTTACTTGAACTATCACAGTTTCAGACAGAGCCAAAGCAGATGATTCTAG AGGCTATTTTGAAGCTGGGAGAGGCCTTGGTCATCGATCCAAAGAAGCATGATGCTCTTTGGTTAATTGGGAATGCTCATCTTTCATTTGGGTTTTTGAGTTCTGATCAGACAGAAGCTAGCGATAActttgagaaagcttctcagTTCTTTCAACTTGCTGTGGAGGAG CAACCAGAGAGCGAACTCTATCGGAAATCATTGACATTGGCTTCCAAG GCTCCAGAACTACATACAGGCGGCACCGCTGGACCATCATCTAACAGTGCGAag ACGATGAAGCAGAAAAAGACCAGTGAGTTCAAGTATGATGTGTTCGGATGGGTCATCTTAGCCAGTTACGTTGTTGCGTGGATCAGTTTTGCCAATTCTCAGACGCCGGTGTCAAGGCAGTAA
- the TOM20-4 gene encoding translocase of outer membrane 20-4: MDMQNENERLMVFEHARKVAEATYVKNPLDAENLTRWAGALLELSQFQTEPKQMILEAILKLGEALVIDPKKHDALWLIGNAHLSFGFLSSDQTEASDNFEKASQFFQLAVEEQPESELYRKSLTLASKAPELHTGGTAGPSSNSAKVVSFIRNYNLV; this comes from the exons ATGGATATGCAGAATGAAAACGAGAGATTGATGGTCTTCGAACATGCTCGCAAAGTAGCAGAAGCAACCTACGTCAAAAACCCTTTAGATGCCGAG AATTTGACGAGATGGGCAGGAGCTTTACTTGAACTATCACAGTTTCAGACAGAGCCAAAGCAGATGATTCTAG AGGCTATTTTGAAGCTGGGAGAGGCCTTGGTCATCGATCCAAAGAAGCATGATGCTCTTTGGTTAATTGGGAATGCTCATCTTTCATTTGGGTTTTTGAGTTCTGATCAGACAGAAGCTAGCGATAActttgagaaagcttctcagTTCTTTCAACTTGCTGTGGAGGAG CAACCAGAGAGCGAACTCTATCGGAAATCATTGACATTGGCTTCCAAG GCTCCAGAACTACATACAGGCGGCACCGCTGGACCATCATCTAACAGTGCGAaggttgtttcttttattcgAAACTACaatttggtttga
- the FLA20 gene encoding putative fasciclin-like arabinogalactan protein 20 (putative fasciclin-like arabinogalactan protein 20 (FLA20); CONTAINS InterPro DOMAIN/s: FAS1 domain (InterPro:IPR000782); Has 1807 Blast hits to 1807 proteins in 277 species: Archae - 0; Bacteria - 0; Metazoa - 736; Fungi - 347; Plants - 385; Viruses - 0; Other Eukaryotes - 339 (source: NCBI BLink).) — MNKKPSKYFPSLNRTDYKNCNFLCNGFSLKPNEKKSSKNASMASKLLTTFFLIFFVLDIDLVATSMTSVSSAVEVLSDSGYLSMGLTLKLANQDLNLEDWQELTLFAPSDQSFSKFGQPSLLDMKYQLSPTRLPGETLRNLPNGAKIPTLRSNYSLTVTNSSRFGGKTSINNVVVQDSPVFDDGYVVIYGSDEFFTSPTKISDDSSSSSSIPSTTSSTGSIPIPSSATQTPPSPNIASDSTRNLPNRSKPVNRFNIFESASRLLMSRGFVIIATFLALQLEDNTSGNDTKITVFAPIDEAIPNPTTKFSDYVTIFRGHVVSQLLLWKDLQKFAKEGSILQTVLKGYEIEISLSGDILLLNGVPLIYPDLYVNDWIAVHGFNQMIVTKEKQVDVGDSITVLNNGEQEEEGVHGEYSSELGDYGLH, encoded by the coding sequence ATGAATAAAAAGCCCAGTAAATATTTTCCCTCTCTTAATAGGACGGACTATAAAAACTGTAACTTCCTCTGCAACGGCTTTTCTCTGAAaccaaacgaaaaaaaaagctcGAAGAACGCATCAATGGCGTCGAAGCTTCTAACGACCTTCTTCCTCATATTTTTCGTTCTCGATATCGATCTCGTCGCAACTTCTATGACATCTGTTTCATCCGCCGTGGAAGTTCTTTCCGATTCCGGCTACTTATCCATGGGACTCACACTAAAGCTCGCGAATCAAGATCTAAACCTCGAAGATTGGCAAGAACTCACCCTCTTCGCACCTTCTGATCAATCTTTCTCTAAGTTTGGTCAACCTTCGCTTCTCGATATGAAGTACCAGCTCTCTCCGACGAGACTCCCAGGAGAAACCTTAAGAAACCTCCCAAATGGCGCCAAAATCCCTACTCTCAGATCTAATTACTCTCTAACCGTCACGAATTCTTCACGATTCGGAGGTAAAACTTCGATCAACAACGTCGTAGTCCAAGATTCTCCTGTTTTTGACGACGGATACGTCGTGATTTACGGATCCGACGAGTTTTTCACATCACCGACGAAAATCTCCGAcgattcatcatcttcttcttcaatcccaAGCACTACTTCATCTACTGGTTCAATCCCTATCCCTAGCTCAGCGACTCAAACACCTCCAAGTCCTAATATCGCTTCGGATTCCACTCGAAATCTTCCCAATAGATCTAAACCAGTGAATCGcttcaacatctttgaatCGGCTTCAAGATTGTTAATGTCGAGAGGTTTCGTGATTATAGCTACGTTTCTCGCTCTGCAATTAGAAGATAATACTTCAGGAAACGACACGAAGATCACAGTCTTTGCTCCGATCGACGAAGCAATTCCAAATCCAACTACTAAATTCTCCGATTACGTTACTATTTTCAGAGGACATGTTGTCAGTCAACTTCTCTTATGGAAAGATCTTCAGAAATTTGCTAAGGAAGGATCGATTCTGCAGACTGTTCTTAAAGGGTATGAGATTGAGATTTCTTTGTCCGGTGATATACTTCTTCTCAATGGAGTTCCACTCATATATCCAGATTTGTATGTCAACGATTGGATTGCTGTTCATGGCTTTAATCAGATGATtgtaacaaaagagaaacaggTGGATGTGGGAGATTCTATCACAGTGCTAAACAAtggagaacaagaagaagaaggtgttCATGGAGAGTACTCTTCTGAGTTAGGTGACTATGGTCTTCACTGA
- the RPL27 gene encoding ribosomal protein large subunit 27 (ribosomal protein large subunit 27 (RPL27); FUNCTIONS IN: structural constituent of ribosome; INVOLVED IN: translation; LOCATED IN: thylakoid, ribosome, chloroplast stroma, chloroplast; EXPRESSED IN: 22 plant structures; EXPRESSED DURING: 13 growth stages; CONTAINS InterPro DOMAIN/s: Ribosomal protein L27 (InterPro:IPR001684), Ribosomal protein L27, conserved site (InterPro:IPR018261); BEST Arabidopsis thaliana protein match is: Ribosomal protein L27 family protein (TAIR:AT2G16930.3); Has 1807 Blast hits to 1807 proteins in 277 species: Archae - 0; Bacteria - 0; Metazoa - 736; Fungi - 347; Plants - 385; Viruses - 0; Other Eukaryotes - 339 (source: NCBI BLink).): MAMATSMSLNLIGAFKGLSLSSTSSFLRGDLSFSPKTSFTVTLPLENLQAPIPLTIESAHKKGAGSTKNGRDSPGQRLGVKIYGDQVAKPGAIIVRQRGTKFHAGKNVGIGKDHTIFSLIDGLVKFEKFGPDRKKISVYPREIVPENPNSYRARKRENFRLQREKKKARRENYSYTLPTPELVLASASVDDAEANPEC; this comes from the exons ATGGCGATGGCAACATCGATGAGTTTGAATCTAATTGGGGCATTCAAAGGCTTGTCTCTTTCTTCGACTTCGTCTTTTCTTAGAGGCGATTTGAGTTTTTCCCCCAAAACCTCTTTCACGGTGACTCTTCCTCTGGAAAATCTTCAAGCTCCGATTCCGTTGACAATTGAATCGGCCCATAAGAAAGGAGCTGGTAGCACCAAGAACGGTCGTGATTCTCCTGGGCAACGACTCGGCGTCAAGATCTACGGTGACCAAGTTGCTAAACCTGGTGCTATCATTGTTCGTCAACGTGGCACTAAG TTCCATGCTGGGAAAAATGTTGGGATTGGTAAAGATCATACCATCTTCTCTTTAATCGATGGATTAGTCAAGTTCGAGAAGTTTGGTCCTGACAGGAAGAAG ATAAGTGTGTATCCAAGAGAAATTGTACCAGAGAATCCCAATAGCTACAgagcaagaaagagagaaaacttcAGATTGcaaagggagaagaagaaggcgaGACGCGAGAATTACTCGTACACACTTCCTACACCAGAACTTGTTCTTGCATCTGCCTCAGTCGATGATGCTGAAGCCAATCCGGAGTGCTAG
- a CDS encoding transmembrane protein, putative (DUF 3339) (Protein of unknown function (DUF 3339); CONTAINS InterPro DOMAIN/s: Protein of unknown function DUF3339 (InterPro:IPR021775); BEST Arabidopsis thaliana protein match is: Protein of unknown function (DUF 3339) (TAIR:AT5G08391.1); Has 1807 Blast hits to 1807 proteins in 277 species: Archae - 0; Bacteria - 0; Metazoa - 736; Fungi - 347; Plants - 385; Viruses - 0; Other Eukaryotes - 339 (source: NCBI BLink).), with protein MHDWAAPLIASALFAFLSPGLILQFPGKESPVGFMNMKTTVASIFVHTVLYGLFLILFLVVLNVHVYA; from the coding sequence ATGCATGATTGGGCTGCACCGTTGATAGCTTCGGCTTTGTTCGCGTTTCTGTCGCCAGGGTTGATACTGCAGTTTCCGGGGAAAGAATCTCCGGTGGGTTTCATGAACATGAAGACGACGGTAGCTTCTATTTTCGTTCACACTGTTCTCTATGGTCTCTTTCTTATCCTCTTTCTCGTTGTTCTCAACGTCCATGTCTATGCATAG
- a CDS encoding hypothetical protein (DUF 3339) (Protein of unknown function (DUF 3339); CONTAINS InterPro DOMAIN/s: Protein of unknown function DUF3339 (InterPro:IPR021775); BEST Arabidopsis thaliana protein match is: unknown protein (TAIR:AT3G27030.1); Has 1807 Blast hits to 1807 proteins in 277 species: Archae - 0; Bacteria - 0; Metazoa - 736; Fungi - 347; Plants - 385; Viruses - 0; Other Eukaryotes - 339 (source: NCBI BLink).) translates to MLELTQNKYEENKIRIGLSSAFLLCFNFQVSVFDSFTLSHESRHRFIEKRRLLLRFLLHSNGGLGSSSRRSCIIRYPFSGTSFLVARTSPYSPIRRHENQRQSHRRSHTHLLRCLHHLDPRCQSPHHYRLIYGPK, encoded by the coding sequence atgttggaattaactcaaaataaatatgaagaaaataaaataagaattgGGCTTAGctcagcttttcttctttgtttcaactttcaagtcTCTGTTTTTGACTCTTTTACTCTCTCTCACGAGTCACGCCACCGCTTTATCGAAAAAAGGCGTCTGCTTTTACGTTTTCTACTTCACAGCAATGGCGGATTGGGCTCCAGTTCTCGTCGGAGTTGTATTATTCGTTATCCTTTCTCCGGGACTTCTTTTCTCGTTGCCCGGACATCACCATACTCTCCAATTCGGCGGCATGAAAACCAACGGCAAAGCCATCGCCGTTCACACACTCATCTTCTTCGCTGCTTACACCATCTTGATCCTCGCTGTCAATCTCCACATCACTACCGGCTAATTTATGGGCCGAAATAA